In Halalkalibaculum roseum, a single window of DNA contains:
- the murG gene encoding undecaprenyldiphospho-muramoylpentapeptide beta-N-acetylglucosaminyltransferase, whose amino-acid sequence MSSPRVLIAAGGTGGHVYPAIAIADALKEFNDNTDILFIGTKDHMEWDAVPKAGYDIKSIWISGFHRRFTLKNILFPVKLGSSLVQSWAILSQFKPNVVVSCGGFASGPVGWVASKKDIPLVLQEQNSFPGVTTRLLSKKARKIFTAFEDADRYLPAEKTEVAGNPTRKNLVEAETGEAYEHFAFNQAKKTLLVLGGSGGAKSINEAMAANIDELHNEMSLQIIWQCGSRYYDQLHTELHTDNYDDLRLVDFLHNMPEAYEVADLVVSRAGALSCSELALTGKPSILVPSPNVAGDHQSKNAQSMAHEGAAEILDDSKAKETLAELVNKLIFDQEKLKEMQKAALKLARPDAASDIAREILEIATKEITG is encoded by the coding sequence ATGAGTAGCCCACGGGTGCTCATAGCAGCCGGTGGAACTGGTGGTCATGTATACCCTGCCATTGCTATAGCAGATGCGCTTAAGGAATTCAATGACAATACAGATATTCTGTTTATCGGAACCAAGGATCATATGGAATGGGATGCCGTGCCCAAGGCAGGTTATGATATAAAAAGTATCTGGATCAGCGGTTTTCACCGGAGATTTACTCTGAAGAACATACTGTTCCCTGTAAAATTAGGAAGCAGCCTGGTTCAAAGCTGGGCCATACTTTCGCAGTTCAAACCAAATGTGGTTGTCTCCTGTGGTGGATTTGCCTCCGGACCGGTAGGATGGGTCGCTTCCAAAAAGGATATCCCCCTGGTGCTGCAGGAACAAAATAGTTTTCCCGGAGTGACTACGCGTCTGCTTTCTAAAAAAGCACGAAAAATATTTACAGCATTTGAAGATGCAGACCGGTATCTCCCGGCTGAAAAAACGGAGGTTGCCGGCAATCCAACACGGAAAAACCTTGTAGAAGCTGAAACTGGAGAAGCTTACGAACATTTTGCTTTCAACCAGGCCAAAAAGACACTGCTAGTGCTTGGAGGAAGCGGCGGAGCCAAAAGTATCAATGAAGCCATGGCTGCCAATATTGATGAACTGCACAATGAAATGAGTTTGCAGATCATCTGGCAGTGCGGATCAAGGTATTACGATCAGTTGCACACAGAACTGCATACGGATAATTACGATGATCTTCGCCTTGTGGATTTCCTGCATAACATGCCGGAAGCCTATGAAGTGGCAGACCTGGTGGTAAGCAGAGCAGGTGCTCTATCCTGTTCCGAGCTGGCACTTACCGGCAAACCAAGCATACTGGTACCATCCCCGAATGTTGCGGGAGATCATCAATCCAAAAATGCACAATCTATGGCCCATGAAGGAGCTGCTGAAATTCTCGATGACAGCAAGGCAAAAGAGACACTCGCTGAGCTGGTAAACAAACTCATATTTGACCAGGAAAAACTTAAAGAGATGCAAAAGGCGGCATTGAAACTGGCTAGGCCCGACGCCGCTTCAGATATAGCACGGGAGATACTTGAAATTGCAACCAAAGAGATAACCGGATAA
- a CDS encoding FtsW/RodA/SpoVE family cell cycle protein, which yields MGTSPDDIDTPKQGSDRILLVSVIILMVFGILAVYSSIAYFAESKQTTAGSMVLGHTLKLGIAFLVLLIFSKIDYHMLVKFSRFGMVVSWLLLIGVMIFGNEVFGAKRYLNIGGFTFQPSSVAAVALLVHVAVLLDEKQEYIKDFKKAFLPIMFWVVITCGLIGLEDFSSAAILMSMSLLVMFIGRISIMQLSTLVVIGLIGASALILQSPERQSRIQQYVDQIVDINSEEFNGEEGYQAQQAHIAIAQGEIFGVGIGKSTQRDFLPAPYNDFIFAIIAEEYGLIGSITLIFMFTLIFFRGMAKIAKNAPDVSGTLIAVSCTLMITIYGFVNAGVASGLLPVTGLPMPFVSYGGTSTMTAGLMIGILLNISKHDRKKRAVFYA from the coding sequence ATGGGCACCAGCCCGGATGACATTGATACGCCCAAGCAGGGAAGCGACCGTATTCTGCTGGTATCAGTGATCATCCTGATGGTATTCGGCATACTGGCCGTCTACTCATCCATCGCCTATTTCGCGGAGTCGAAACAGACTACAGCTGGCAGCATGGTACTGGGACACACCTTGAAACTGGGAATCGCATTCCTGGTACTGCTGATCTTTTCTAAAATTGACTATCACATGTTGGTGAAGTTCAGCCGCTTTGGCATGGTGGTAAGCTGGCTGCTGCTGATTGGAGTGATGATTTTTGGCAATGAAGTGTTCGGGGCCAAACGATACTTAAATATAGGTGGATTCACCTTCCAGCCCTCTTCCGTAGCAGCGGTAGCCCTTCTGGTACATGTAGCTGTACTACTGGATGAAAAACAGGAGTATATAAAGGATTTCAAAAAAGCATTTCTTCCCATCATGTTCTGGGTGGTCATCACCTGCGGACTGATCGGACTGGAAGATTTCAGCAGTGCGGCCATCCTGATGAGCATGAGCCTTCTGGTCATGTTTATAGGCAGAATCAGCATCATGCAGCTGAGCACGCTGGTGGTAATCGGATTGATAGGTGCTTCAGCTCTGATACTTCAGTCACCTGAGCGCCAGAGCCGTATTCAGCAGTACGTAGACCAAATTGTAGATATCAACAGTGAAGAGTTTAATGGTGAGGAAGGCTACCAGGCGCAACAAGCGCATATAGCTATAGCCCAAGGTGAAATTTTCGGTGTGGGAATCGGGAAAAGCACTCAGCGTGATTTCCTGCCGGCTCCTTATAACGATTTCATCTTTGCTATTATCGCCGAGGAGTATGGGCTGATCGGTTCCATCACCCTGATCTTCATGTTTACACTCATTTTCTTCAGGGGGATGGCGAAGATTGCCAAGAATGCCCCCGATGTATCAGGAACCCTGATTGCCGTTTCCTGCACCCTCATGATTACGATTTATGGATTTGTAAATGCAGGAGTGGCAAGCGGCCTTCTGCCTGTAACCGGCTTGCCTATGCCCTTTGTGAGCTACGGGGGTACCAGTACCATGACGGCCGGCCTGATGATTGGCATTTTACTGAATATTTCGAAACACGACCGCAAGAAACGAGCAGTGTTTTATGCATAG
- the murD gene encoding UDP-N-acetylmuramoyl-L-alanine--D-glutamate ligase, whose product MGAFVRNSNIIIRINNKEEVLMPINEIGLSGNHNLNNGLATALAARAAEIKNDVIRESLRTFEGVEHRLEHVRTVDGVKYINDSKATNINAVWYALDSFNTPMALILGGRDKGNDYSELVDQIREKVHTIIAIGEARPMIEEQLKNVVPHFETAESMKEAVRFGKKYTKRGEIVLLSPACASFDMFENYEERGNEFKRIVNGL is encoded by the coding sequence ATGGGCGCTTTCGTTCGCAACAGCAACATCATCATACGAATCAACAACAAAGAAGAAGTGCTTATGCCAATAAATGAAATAGGTTTGAGCGGAAATCACAATCTGAATAACGGACTGGCTACCGCCCTTGCTGCCCGTGCTGCAGAGATCAAAAATGATGTGATCCGCGAGAGTTTACGCACTTTTGAAGGTGTAGAACATCGCTTGGAACATGTTCGCACGGTTGATGGTGTCAAGTATATCAACGACAGCAAGGCTACCAATATCAATGCCGTCTGGTACGCCCTTGACAGCTTCAATACCCCGATGGCCCTGATACTGGGCGGCAGGGATAAAGGCAATGACTACAGCGAACTGGTTGATCAGATTCGTGAGAAGGTGCATACCATTATCGCTATCGGCGAAGCACGTCCGATGATTGAAGAACAGCTAAAAAATGTAGTACCCCATTTTGAAACAGCCGAATCCATGAAAGAAGCGGTTCGATTTGGGAAAAAATATACCAAGCGCGGTGAGATCGTGCTGTTAAGTCCGGCTTGTGCCTCATTCGATATGTTCGAGAATTATGAGGAACGCGGAAATGAATTTAAAAGAATAGTCAACGGACTCTAA
- a CDS encoding Mur ligase family protein produces the protein MREVENRHIVVVGAARSGVAVASLLHRKGARVFVTDNKELSQNFKNRLTSEGIEFEESGHSAKAREGEFLVISPGVPTRAPLVQEYLEDGKGVFSEMEVASWFNRSPMVAVTGSNGKTTVASWMAHTWKTAGRPHILAGNIGYAFSDQVEESTKEKEAILEVSSFQLDHIDYFHPHISLLLNIKPDHLDRYENSLEKYAAAKFRITENQDENDWFIYNYDDPMINSHVETLKKKVDARDCWDFQPAANYRWALSFATATSSYESTTKKKCLCQ, from the coding sequence ATGAGAGAAGTTGAAAACAGACATATCGTCGTAGTTGGAGCTGCTCGCAGCGGTGTTGCGGTTGCGTCTTTGCTGCATCGTAAAGGGGCCCGGGTATTTGTTACCGATAACAAGGAATTATCGCAAAACTTCAAGAATCGTCTGACCTCAGAAGGTATTGAATTTGAAGAGTCAGGTCATTCGGCCAAGGCAAGAGAAGGAGAATTTCTGGTGATCAGCCCCGGAGTACCAACACGGGCACCCCTTGTGCAAGAGTATCTAGAAGACGGAAAAGGCGTCTTCTCCGAAATGGAAGTAGCAAGCTGGTTTAACCGGAGCCCTATGGTGGCCGTAACCGGCAGCAACGGTAAAACTACAGTGGCAAGCTGGATGGCTCATACATGGAAAACAGCCGGCAGACCGCATATTCTGGCAGGAAACATCGGATATGCGTTCTCAGACCAAGTGGAAGAGTCCACAAAAGAGAAGGAAGCTATTTTAGAAGTAAGCAGCTTCCAGCTCGATCATATTGATTATTTCCACCCACATATAAGCCTGTTGCTCAATATTAAGCCTGATCACCTGGACCGTTACGAAAACAGCTTGGAGAAATACGCAGCTGCCAAATTTCGAATCACGGAAAATCAGGATGAGAATGACTGGTTCATCTACAACTATGACGATCCGATGATCAACAGTCATGTAGAAACTCTTAAAAAAAAAGTCGATGCCCGCGACTGCTGGGATTTTCAACCGGCAGCGAATTACAGATGGGCGCTTTCGTTCGCAACAGCAACATCATCATACGAATCAACAACAAAGAAGAAGTGCTTATGCCAATAA